One genomic window of Synergistaceae bacterium includes the following:
- a CDS encoding PDZ domain-containing protein: MSAGRHEVSYFSIKKYFFGLHGDPAVQGSGGKLQRRAIALFSQKADVREGRASSFPLALTVFISALLAAFCLCLMAETAIMSLSLAARFSLAEDIANRPPSFANAKTGRGMDSFTELNPFGASRRQAADKESSYSAASLVLAGTLPQIGAWIRDDAGTHLVLKGQVIRGSRLEDISYGRVLLSQNGNIYPLYLTLSGGKAASPPPPPPAAGGKQGSGADLSEIKPASEGQEGVVPRELVDKLVMDPYDELSKMRMVPAEGGGMQLQRIAPDSVLGVVGVSQGDVIKAINGVNISNLSDAANAVNSLMSGTRFDVTVERDGKPLSLKYQVK; the protein is encoded by the coding sequence ATGTCTGCCGGAAGACATGAAGTTTCTTACTTTTCCATAAAGAAGTATTTTTTCGGACTGCACGGAGATCCTGCAGTGCAAGGATCCGGCGGTAAGCTTCAAAGGCGCGCCATCGCTCTTTTCAGCCAAAAAGCTGATGTCAGAGAGGGTCGCGCGAGTTCTTTCCCCCTTGCGCTCACTGTGTTTATTTCGGCACTGCTGGCAGCTTTCTGCTTATGTTTGATGGCAGAGACGGCAATAATGTCGCTTTCGCTTGCCGCAAGATTTTCTCTTGCTGAGGATATTGCAAATCGTCCTCCGTCGTTTGCAAACGCAAAAACAGGCAGAGGCATGGATAGCTTCACTGAATTGAATCCCTTTGGGGCGTCCCGGCGTCAGGCGGCTGATAAGGAGAGCTCTTACTCTGCCGCTTCCCTGGTTCTCGCAGGCACTCTGCCGCAGATCGGCGCGTGGATAAGAGACGACGCAGGAACACACCTGGTCCTGAAGGGACAGGTTATCCGTGGAAGCAGACTTGAGGATATAAGTTACGGACGGGTCCTGTTGTCGCAGAATGGAAACATCTATCCACTCTATCTGACTCTCTCAGGCGGCAAAGCAGCTTCTCCCCCGCCCCCGCCTCCGGCCGCTGGCGGAAAACAGGGCAGCGGGGCGGATCTCTCGGAGATCAAGCCTGCGTCGGAGGGGCAGGAGGGAGTTGTACCAAGGGAGCTTGTCGACAAACTTGTTATGGACCCTTATGACGAGCTGAGCAAGATGAGGATGGTTCCCGCAGAAGGCGGCGGGATGCAGCTTCAGAGAATAGCACCAGACAGCGTGCTTGGGGTTGTAGGCGTATCACAGGGTGATGTCATAAAGGCGATAAACGGCGTGAATATATCAAACCTCAGCGATGCGGCGAACGCAGTCAACTCCCTGATGTCCGGTACAAGATTTGACGTTACGGTGGAGAGAGATGGGAAACCTCTGTCCCTCAAGTACCAGGTAAAATGA
- a CDS encoding type II secretion system GspH family protein encodes MSVVRRRSARGAFTLIEVLVAVVILAFTAVAALKLVILAQNGLGEARKKRMILDEAQSLQTEIKLGKAESFGVSGDITWDTVEKKQDILGENFGKLDFDKSGDKRNETDFGDVRWRELTVKYKDGEKIILYIPSGTDNIKWKDEEASGDTAADPGSKSKNNSRFHK; translated from the coding sequence ATGAGCGTTGTAAGGCGCCGCTCGGCGCGGGGAGCTTTTACTCTGATTGAAGTTCTGGTCGCGGTCGTAATTCTGGCTTTTACCGCAGTCGCAGCGCTGAAGCTTGTTATTTTGGCGCAAAACGGACTTGGCGAGGCAAGAAAAAAGCGGATGATACTGGATGAAGCCCAATCACTGCAGACCGAAATAAAACTTGGGAAAGCTGAATCGTTCGGAGTGAGCGGGGATATCACATGGGATACAGTTGAAAAAAAGCAGGATATTCTCGGGGAAAATTTTGGAAAACTTGATTTCGACAAAAGCGGAGATAAAAGAAACGAGACAGATTTCGGCGACGTACGATGGAGGGAACTCACCGTCAAGTATAAAGACGGAGAAAAAATAATACTTTATATTCCCTCAGGAACGGATAACATTAAGTGGAAGGATGAAGAAGCCTCCGGCGATACGGCAGCAGATCCAGGCAGTAAAAGCAAAAATAACTCCCGTTTCCATAAATGA
- the gspD gene encoding type II secretion system secretin GspD gives MFGKNKLLYIIILLLVISATGSARAQTPEDVQDEQNLVQAARQMRSTGRIQLNFKDLEMSKFIRFMSELLGENILVDPAVGGKVSVVSPKPISIKESRQVLLSVLEMNNLAMQDMGGYSKVLPLSAGPTASNTVIKGDMSIQPGEALTVQVVPLSYVKVGYVVAPLKSALPAVQVTLLGSGNSVMLVGKAAFLNRAVSIIRALDAPDSIRTIKIFSLAYADAKLLEGHMNAMSKDSSSKLAGLFAIGDERTRRIILIGSSQNLREAERLMKGLDVRSRTENFHVYKLVNADAKTVAEQLSQILAVAAKLSPDPKGAMPSTVVPDLPTNSLVFTANQEQFDSLKDILAQLDTQPKQVLLRGLIAEVNLNKLNSAGIDWAAWGGSVVGDAVVAGSAQLGTTGVPEDVLSLYQSLITKEELVDRNGSTYSVTNTQGKGLMYAYVKLLNKYDAINVLSMPRLMCTDNLQSYLQVGQVIPQMKGSLTDTTNPGAVQNSYEYKDVGLILTVTPHVRSGNLVALEIEQRVEDLLTTAGSTTPVTSKREIKTNVLVANGETVVLGGLIKEAEKSLKNRVPFFSYIPLVGNLFRSNEKQREKIDLMIFLTPYILETPQQASKITREIIGDGQQMSEAERELLMRNHSNYQKSIEKQDITKELLDQNSMEEQSGGQKKEQGKQSGPVEVKIDR, from the coding sequence ATGTTTGGAAAGAATAAACTGCTTTATATTATTATTTTATTGCTTGTTATATCAGCTACAGGGTCAGCCCGTGCGCAGACGCCGGAAGATGTACAGGATGAACAGAACCTTGTTCAGGCCGCGCGCCAGATGCGCAGTACCGGGCGCATTCAGCTGAATTTCAAGGATCTGGAGATGTCGAAATTCATACGTTTTATGTCGGAGCTCCTCGGCGAGAATATACTTGTGGATCCTGCGGTAGGCGGCAAAGTCTCGGTGGTTTCCCCGAAGCCTATATCGATCAAAGAGTCCAGACAGGTATTGCTATCCGTGCTGGAAATGAACAACCTTGCAATGCAGGACATGGGCGGATATTCCAAGGTCCTTCCATTAAGTGCGGGCCCTACCGCGAGCAACACTGTTATAAAGGGGGATATGAGCATCCAGCCGGGCGAGGCGCTTACCGTGCAGGTCGTCCCGCTGAGCTATGTCAAGGTCGGGTACGTCGTTGCGCCGCTTAAGTCGGCATTGCCCGCGGTGCAGGTAACTCTTCTGGGAAGCGGCAATTCCGTCATGCTGGTCGGCAAGGCGGCGTTCCTCAACCGCGCGGTCAGCATCATACGAGCTCTTGATGCGCCCGACAGCATAAGGACGATAAAGATATTCTCGCTTGCCTATGCAGACGCCAAGCTCCTCGAAGGACATATGAACGCAATGTCGAAGGACTCCTCTTCGAAACTTGCAGGACTTTTTGCTATAGGCGACGAGCGTACGCGCCGCATAATACTCATCGGCAGCAGCCAGAACCTCAGGGAAGCAGAACGTCTCATGAAGGGGCTCGATGTCCGATCTCGCACAGAGAATTTTCACGTGTATAAGCTTGTGAATGCGGATGCGAAAACCGTAGCCGAACAGCTGAGCCAGATACTCGCGGTGGCGGCGAAGCTGTCGCCTGATCCAAAGGGCGCGATGCCGTCAACCGTCGTTCCCGACCTGCCGACGAACAGCCTTGTCTTCACCGCAAATCAGGAACAGTTCGATTCCCTCAAGGACATACTTGCCCAGCTTGACACGCAGCCGAAACAGGTGCTCCTGCGCGGACTCATCGCCGAGGTCAACCTCAATAAGCTCAACAGCGCCGGAATAGACTGGGCGGCATGGGGAGGCTCAGTAGTCGGAGACGCGGTAGTTGCAGGCAGTGCCCAGCTTGGTACGACAGGAGTGCCTGAAGATGTGCTCAGTCTGTACCAGAGCCTGATTACGAAGGAAGAACTGGTTGACAGAAATGGCAGCACTTATTCGGTGACAAACACTCAAGGAAAAGGCCTGATGTATGCTTATGTAAAGCTTCTCAACAAATACGATGCGATAAACGTCCTTTCAATGCCGAGGCTTATGTGCACCGATAACCTTCAGAGCTATCTTCAGGTCGGTCAGGTCATACCTCAAATGAAGGGGAGCCTTACGGATACGACTAACCCGGGTGCAGTTCAAAACAGCTATGAGTACAAGGATGTCGGCCTGATACTTACGGTCACGCCCCACGTGCGCAGCGGCAACCTTGTCGCCCTTGAGATAGAGCAAAGGGTAGAAGATCTGCTCACCACAGCAGGTTCAACGACGCCTGTGACCTCCAAGCGCGAGATAAAGACGAACGTGCTTGTGGCGAACGGTGAAACGGTAGTCCTCGGAGGACTTATCAAAGAGGCGGAAAAGTCCTTGAAGAACAGGGTCCCATTCTTCTCATACATTCCGCTTGTCGGGAACCTCTTCAGATCAAATGAAAAACAGCGCGAAAAAATAGATCTCATGATATTCCTCACCCCGTATATCCTTGAGACGCCGCAGCAGGCATCGAAGATAACAAGAGAGATCATCGGCGATGGGCAGCAAATGAGCGAAGCGGAAAGAGAGCTTCTGATGCGCAACCACAGTAATTATCAGAAATCGATCGAAAAGCAGGATATTACGAAAGAGCTGCTTGATCAGAACAGTATGGAAGAGCAGTCCGGGGGACAGAAAAAAGAGCAGGGAAAGCAGTCGGGGCCGGTTGAGGTGAAGATCGACCGATGA
- a CDS encoding GspE/PulE family protein, whose amino-acid sequence MSPQDNQAEDRQTSISYLAEATAEGILELIPAGISIDVLRDKGFLPVRREDDVLTVVMSDLSAVPDAQILAAGMGCSVSIELCPAEEIQNLIRRLYDIKSGVGQDTLNAIEEIDDLSELVRQEVMSDTVDAPVVRLVNGIMMESLRERATDIHIEPYEDRVVVRYRIDGVLENRYSLSKGHQSPVTSRIKVMANMDIAERFVPQDGRIGISLGERMVDIRVSSLPTQHGERLVLRLLDKARGLLTLEDLGMKADERERLETLIRRPNGMILFTGPTGSGKSTSLYAILQALARPEVNIITVEDPIEYDLPGVGQVQVNEKAGLTFASSLRSILRQDPDIIMIGEMRDFDTAHIGIQSSLTGHLVLSTLHTNDSISAVTRLSDMGIESYLIAGSLLGVVAQRLVRRVCPHCSEEVPTSGVVLRNGVTKARRGRGCEKCGHTGYRGRFGLYEQFNVTPEIQEAIAAGAPSAELRRLAGLSGFYTLLELGLKAVENGETTPEEMLRVVGEV is encoded by the coding sequence ATGTCGCCACAGGATAATCAGGCAGAAGACAGACAGACGTCTATTTCCTATCTGGCCGAGGCTACAGCCGAAGGTATCCTTGAGCTCATACCGGCAGGAATAAGCATTGACGTCCTGAGGGATAAGGGCTTCCTGCCTGTGCGTAGGGAAGATGACGTCCTCACTGTCGTGATGTCCGACTTATCCGCGGTGCCGGATGCGCAGATTCTTGCGGCTGGTATGGGCTGCAGCGTCAGCATAGAACTCTGCCCTGCGGAAGAGATACAGAACCTCATACGACGCCTCTATGACATAAAGAGCGGCGTCGGCCAGGATACGCTGAACGCGATAGAAGAGATCGATGACCTCTCCGAGCTTGTCCGCCAGGAAGTAATGAGCGATACCGTGGATGCCCCTGTAGTGCGCCTTGTAAACGGCATAATGATGGAGTCGCTGCGTGAGCGCGCCACAGATATACATATAGAGCCGTATGAGGATAGGGTCGTTGTGCGATACCGGATCGACGGGGTCCTTGAGAACCGCTACAGCCTATCTAAAGGACATCAGTCGCCGGTAACGAGCCGAATAAAGGTCATGGCAAACATGGATATTGCGGAACGCTTTGTGCCGCAGGACGGCAGGATCGGAATAAGCCTCGGCGAGCGTATGGTGGACATACGAGTCAGCTCCCTCCCGACGCAGCACGGGGAGCGCTTGGTTCTGAGGCTTCTTGACAAGGCCCGCGGTCTTCTTACGCTCGAAGATCTCGGCATGAAGGCTGACGAGCGGGAGCGGCTAGAGACGCTTATACGCAGGCCGAACGGGATGATACTCTTCACCGGACCGACAGGTTCAGGCAAGAGCACAAGCCTTTACGCGATCCTTCAGGCTCTTGCGCGTCCCGAAGTGAACATAATAACGGTAGAAGACCCGATAGAATATGACCTTCCGGGAGTAGGCCAGGTCCAGGTCAATGAAAAAGCAGGGCTGACATTTGCCTCGTCGCTTCGCTCCATACTTCGTCAGGATCCGGACATAATAATGATCGGGGAAATGCGTGACTTCGATACGGCACACATAGGAATACAGTCGTCTCTGACGGGTCACCTTGTGCTTTCGACGCTCCATACCAACGACTCCATAAGCGCTGTGACGCGGCTTTCGGACATGGGCATAGAATCGTATCTCATCGCGGGTTCCCTGCTCGGTGTTGTCGCGCAGCGTCTTGTACGCCGGGTATGTCCACACTGCTCCGAGGAGGTCCCCACATCCGGAGTTGTACTGAGAAACGGCGTGACTAAGGCCCGGCGCGGACGCGGCTGTGAAAAGTGCGGTCATACCGGTTACAGGGGGCGCTTTGGCCTCTATGAGCAGTTCAACGTTACTCCCGAAATACAGGAAGCTATAGCGGCGGGGGCTCCATCGGCGGAGCTTCGCAGGCTTGCCGGGCTCTCCGGCTTTTACACTCTGCTTGAACTGGGACTCAAGGCCGTGGAAAACGGTGAAACTACGCCGGAAGAGATGCTCCGTGTCGTAGGAGAGGTGTAA
- a CDS encoding type II secretion system F family protein, producing MPLYRAEVYTRKGEKKQLRKEAANENDLLRDLLAQGFTVMNVKEETSRSWSVRSFGGKGKTRPLKLEEQYLFCTTLCSFMRSGLSITEVLKLLQRQTRDKRLKPIFTQLRESVESGRSLASSMQSLGVFRQSLVGMVESGEKSASLADILEKAGELIQNEIKLRRKIQSSLTYPILMLCVGIAVVIFLLSFVVPRLTELVVDSGAELPFVTRLLILISHAVRVGFIPFLCIVAAAIFWCRRSNKKIQLPMFQDVRNNIAFAMIFSQTGTLIRAGIPLVQALKLTSPLDPVKGRLGVVADHIRQGYRFSQGLEKEGSFPEEIVTIVRVGESGGNLPDCLIRLGNNCWDYAQSSMQRWATLAEPMIILVMGFLVGFVVIAVLLPIFDLSTLVNK from the coding sequence TTGCCTCTTTACAGAGCTGAGGTATATACGCGTAAAGGAGAAAAAAAACAGCTCCGCAAGGAGGCTGCCAATGAAAATGACCTGCTGCGCGACCTTCTCGCCCAAGGCTTCACAGTCATGAACGTAAAAGAAGAAACTTCCCGCAGCTGGTCGGTGCGGTCATTTGGAGGCAAGGGCAAAACCAGGCCGCTGAAACTTGAAGAACAGTACCTCTTCTGTACGACCCTCTGCTCGTTCATGAGAAGCGGGCTTTCTATAACAGAAGTACTTAAACTTCTCCAGAGACAGACCCGCGACAAAAGACTCAAGCCCATCTTCACACAGCTTCGGGAATCGGTGGAGTCGGGACGTTCTCTTGCGTCGTCCATGCAGTCACTCGGAGTGTTCAGGCAGAGCCTTGTGGGAATGGTGGAATCAGGAGAAAAATCCGCTTCGCTTGCAGATATACTCGAAAAGGCAGGAGAACTCATCCAGAATGAAATAAAACTCCGCAGAAAAATACAGTCATCGCTTACCTACCCGATACTGATGCTTTGCGTTGGTATTGCTGTTGTGATATTCCTGCTCAGCTTTGTAGTCCCGCGGCTCACAGAACTCGTAGTAGACTCAGGCGCAGAGCTTCCGTTTGTTACGAGACTGCTCATCCTCATATCGCATGCGGTGCGCGTCGGCTTTATCCCGTTCTTATGCATTGTGGCGGCAGCCATCTTCTGGTGCCGCAGAAGCAACAAAAAAATACAGCTTCCAATGTTTCAGGACGTGCGGAACAACATTGCATTTGCCATGATATTCTCCCAGACCGGAACGCTCATAAGAGCCGGGATCCCGCTTGTCCAGGCACTGAAGCTCACATCCCCCCTTGACCCGGTCAAAGGACGCCTCGGGGTAGTTGCTGATCATATAAGACAGGGGTACCGCTTTTCTCAGGGGCTGGAAAAAGAGGGCTCTTTCCCGGAGGAAATAGTTACTATTGTCCGTGTCGGAGAAAGCGGGGGCAACCTGCCCGATTGCCTCATACGGCTTGGGAACAACTGCTGGGATTACGCCCAGTCGTCAATGCAGAGATGGGCAACGCTTGCCGAGCCTATGATCATACTTGTCATGGGTTTCCTCGTAGGTTTCGTTGTCATAGCCGTATTGCTTCCGATATTTGATCTATCGACACTGGTGAATAAGTAG
- a CDS encoding glycosyltransferase family 4 protein, which yields MNIIEILPELDIGGVERHVIDLSNELVKRGHNVMVVSAGGQMQAQLSDKVEHRKLPVHKKNPFTGWMCARKISGWIKDEDWQIIHAHSRVPAWIADWASSMAGVPFIVTAHGYFGNKKLWIYRPYRRASRVICVSNAVREEMKDCFYENTQVVLNGLDEPKYKWSKPQKPPVKFLFVGRLSPGKGLQDVLKAMPGVCGWTLDVLGDGPMRGELEELTKSLGLSDKVIFHGYSDQADMFMANSSCLLFPSYIEGMPLTLARAVQIGIPVIASDIAPVAEMAGSSEGLLPAGDVAAWRNAIVDFIETDNTKINIPVSNIPTLDKMVDADELIYRELLAER from the coding sequence ATGAATATAATTGAGATACTGCCTGAACTTGACATAGGCGGGGTCGAGCGCCATGTGATAGATCTCTCGAACGAGCTTGTAAAGAGGGGTCATAATGTGATGGTCGTCTCTGCCGGCGGACAGATGCAAGCTCAGTTGTCCGATAAAGTTGAGCATAGGAAGTTACCTGTACATAAGAAAAATCCATTCACCGGATGGATGTGCGCCCGTAAAATTTCAGGATGGATAAAAGACGAGGACTGGCAGATCATACACGCACACTCCAGAGTTCCTGCCTGGATAGCGGACTGGGCGTCATCAATGGCTGGAGTCCCGTTCATTGTAACTGCGCATGGGTATTTCGGGAACAAAAAACTTTGGATATACAGGCCATATCGCAGAGCTTCAAGGGTCATCTGTGTCAGTAATGCTGTAAGAGAAGAGATGAAGGACTGTTTTTATGAAAATACCCAGGTAGTGCTGAACGGACTTGATGAGCCTAAATACAAATGGTCTAAACCACAGAAGCCGCCAGTGAAATTTCTTTTTGTCGGCAGGTTGTCTCCTGGAAAGGGGCTTCAGGATGTATTGAAGGCTATGCCAGGCGTTTGCGGCTGGACACTGGATGTTCTTGGAGACGGGCCGATGAGGGGCGAACTGGAAGAACTGACGAAATCCCTTGGCTTGTCTGACAAAGTTATATTCCATGGCTATTCTGATCAGGCCGACATGTTTATGGCGAACTCGTCATGCCTTTTATTTCCGTCATATATTGAAGGCATGCCGCTTACTCTTGCCAGGGCCGTACAGATCGGCATTCCTGTCATAGCATCCGATATTGCTCCAGTGGCAGAAATGGCCGGTTCTTCCGAGGGATTGTTGCCGGCCGGGGATGTGGCTGCATGGAGGAACGCGATAGTCGACTTTATTGAAACAGACAATACAAAGATAAATATTCCGGTGTCGAACATCCCCACCCTTGATAAAATGGTCGATGCGGATGAGTTGATATACAGAGAGTTGCTGGCTGAGCGGTAA
- a CDS encoding glycosyltransferase family 9 protein, translated as MSERQKRVLFLRFSSLGDVIISNFSAMKLKDRHPDWNITWLVDSAYAGLVKYQPWVDDVIEWDRRKDGNIGFLKVLKEVRLRRFDILLDMHHSDRSSLFSLLSGIPLRYSGRRRFPFAHNRYSFDDIWDVGQKLSSCSRFLYSPPTSDRIRNLLKRGTDGRSLVLAIGASYAIKRWPVKSWIGFCMGASRAGYFLYLVGDGKDEVKSAEDITTAVRSDRLVNLVGKLSISELVQVINETDGTISGDTGALHIARALGRPVVGLFGPNVSDHNYISSLSKVFYCKCPDLGCKNWQCDKACLETIQYSEVLDGVNEIMKRGK; from the coding sequence ATGAGTGAGAGACAAAAACGTGTGCTGTTCCTGAGGTTTTCATCTCTGGGGGATGTGATTATTTCCAATTTTAGCGCGATGAAGCTCAAAGATAGACATCCTGATTGGAATATTACGTGGCTTGTTGATTCTGCTTATGCGGGCCTGGTGAAATATCAGCCGTGGGTCGATGATGTGATTGAATGGGATAGAAGAAAAGATGGTAATATTGGTTTTTTAAAAGTCCTGAAAGAAGTCAGGCTACGCAGATTTGATATCCTGTTGGATATGCATCATAGCGACAGAAGCAGTCTTTTTTCATTGTTATCCGGTATCCCACTGAGATACAGCGGCCGGAGAAGGTTCCCATTTGCTCATAACCGTTATTCTTTTGACGATATCTGGGATGTCGGGCAAAAGTTATCCTCTTGTTCAAGGTTCTTATACTCTCCGCCCACATCTGACAGAATAAGGAACCTGCTGAAGCGGGGGACGGACGGACGTTCCTTGGTACTTGCCATAGGGGCAAGCTATGCAATAAAGCGCTGGCCGGTAAAGAGCTGGATAGGATTTTGCATGGGAGCATCAAGAGCCGGATATTTTTTGTATCTTGTCGGTGATGGCAAGGATGAGGTAAAGAGTGCGGAAGATATAACCACTGCCGTTAGATCCGACAGGCTGGTGAATCTTGTTGGGAAGCTTTCAATTTCAGAACTTGTCCAGGTGATCAATGAAACGGATGGGACAATATCAGGGGACACCGGCGCTTTGCACATCGCACGGGCATTGGGCAGACCCGTTGTCGGGCTTTTCGGCCCGAATGTTTCGGATCATAATTACATAAGTAGTTTATCTAAGGTTTTTTACTGTAAATGTCCTGATTTGGGATGTAAAAACTGGCAGTGTGACAAGGCATGCCTTGAAACCATACAATATTCCGAAGTACTTGACGGTGTCAATGAGATCATGAAAAGAGGTAAATAA
- the rfaD gene encoding ADP-glyceromanno-heptose 6-epimerase → MKFVVTGGAGFIGSCVVRTLNDMGYEDIIIVDNIDSTDKWKNIRNKHFCDYIHKDKFLDILPTLCDVTHVIHMGACSSTTEKNFDYLYTNNFEYSRRLWDYSTEKGISFLYASSAATYGNGASGFSDNMDIRRLLPLNGYGYSKQLFDLWTHKQDRHPRQHVGMKFFNVYGPNEYCKCGMASVIYHAYCEIRQEGKIRLFRSYREEYADGEQKRDFLYVKDLCNVIRFFIENPAISGLFNVGTGNAETFNDLALAVFDALGKAPVIEYIDMPESIREKYQYFTQADISKLAAVGYDRPFHSLKHGIKDYVQNYLEKEFMVY, encoded by the coding sequence ATGAAATTTGTCGTAACAGGGGGAGCCGGTTTTATTGGCAGCTGTGTCGTTCGCACCTTGAATGATATGGGATACGAAGACATTATCATAGTTGACAATATCGACTCTACTGATAAATGGAAGAACATCAGAAACAAGCACTTTTGCGACTATATCCATAAGGATAAGTTTCTGGATATCTTGCCGACACTATGTGATGTCACGCACGTGATACATATGGGTGCCTGTTCGTCGACAACAGAGAAAAATTTTGATTACCTCTACACAAATAACTTTGAGTATTCCAGACGGCTTTGGGATTATAGTACCGAAAAAGGAATTTCTTTCTTATATGCGAGCAGCGCGGCAACATATGGCAATGGGGCATCCGGATTCAGCGACAATATGGATATCCGTCGGTTGTTGCCGTTAAATGGCTATGGGTACTCCAAGCAGCTATTTGACCTCTGGACGCATAAACAGGACAGGCATCCCAGGCAGCATGTCGGGATGAAATTTTTCAACGTGTACGGCCCGAACGAATATTGTAAGTGCGGTATGGCAAGTGTTATATATCATGCTTATTGCGAAATCAGACAGGAAGGAAAGATCCGCCTTTTTAGATCGTATCGTGAAGAATATGCCGATGGGGAGCAAAAAAGAGATTTTCTATATGTAAAAGATTTGTGTAATGTAATAAGATTCTTTATTGAAAATCCGGCAATAAGCGGACTGTTCAACGTGGGGACTGGAAATGCGGAGACATTTAACGATCTGGCACTTGCTGTGTTTGATGCACTGGGAAAGGCCCCGGTCATAGAATATATTGATATGCCGGAGTCTATTCGAGAAAAATATCAGTATTTTACCCAAGCTGATATCAGCAAGTTGGCAGCTGTTGGCTATGATCGTCCGTTTCATTCGCTCAAGCATGGAATCAAGGATTATGTGCAAAACTATCTCGAGAAGGAATTCATGGTTTACTGA
- a CDS encoding bifunctional heptose 7-phosphate kinase/heptose 1-phosphate adenyltransferase, with product MFIKKTEMSVKENIRKFCSGGLSQLHVAVIGDYMLDRYIYGDAYRISPEAPVPVVKFSEEKIVPGGAGNVVANLIGMGLSVTAIGRVGNDLYGEALIKILSSLMRAEVSSILISGGTIVKTRILGGGHQQMLRLDQEEIVSPSEAEIEKILHSLGELIRSGLKSVVISDYGKGFCTPELCHRVIELCRRYSIPVFVDPKDKDWLHYSGAFLVTPNMKELRLIAGADIANEDEEIVYYGTEIMRKFRLDNLLVTRSDKGATLINSSGSRHERASAVEVYDVSGAGDTMIATVAAFFTAGLPLPECVSIANIASQIVVGKIGTYPIKSEDLLQAVLEPDFSAEEKNGYYTRVSPEDKIASRSQAKSICDKWKKEGRRVIFTNGCFDILHVGHIDLLVDAKKLGDRLVIAVNSDDSVRRLKGAGRPVNPGHARAKVLAALEAVDLVVMFDEDTPAELLSQLRPHVIVKGGDYRKEDVAGREYSDEVVILPLTQGYSTTETIEKMGYTK from the coding sequence TTGTTTATAAAAAAAACTGAGATGTCAGTTAAAGAAAACATCCGCAAGTTCTGTTCCGGAGGGTTAAGTCAGTTACACGTTGCCGTAATAGGAGACTATATGCTTGACCGGTATATATATGGCGATGCTTACCGGATCTCTCCGGAGGCCCCGGTTCCCGTTGTAAAATTTTCCGAGGAAAAAATTGTTCCTGGCGGCGCTGGGAATGTCGTTGCAAACCTTATCGGGATGGGGCTCTCGGTGACCGCCATAGGCAGAGTTGGCAATGATTTGTATGGAGAGGCTCTTATTAAGATTCTTTCTTCTTTGATGCGGGCTGAAGTTTCTTCAATACTGATATCCGGCGGTACTATCGTAAAAACAAGGATCCTTGGTGGCGGGCATCAGCAGATGCTGAGGCTTGATCAGGAAGAGATAGTTTCTCCCAGCGAGGCAGAAATAGAAAAAATATTACATAGTCTGGGAGAACTCATTCGCTCAGGGTTAAAGAGTGTGGTGATTTCTGATTATGGGAAGGGGTTCTGTACCCCGGAACTGTGTCATCGTGTCATAGAACTTTGCCGCCGATACAGTATCCCCGTTTTCGTTGATCCTAAAGATAAAGACTGGCTGCATTACAGCGGTGCTTTCTTGGTAACGCCTAATATGAAGGAGCTCAGACTTATTGCCGGAGCGGATATAGCGAATGAGGATGAAGAAATAGTTTATTACGGAACTGAAATTATGCGTAAATTTAGATTAGACAACCTGCTTGTTACCCGTTCCGACAAGGGGGCGACCTTGATCAACAGCTCGGGGTCCAGGCATGAGAGGGCCAGCGCCGTCGAAGTATATGACGTCTCCGGCGCCGGGGATACGATGATAGCAACTGTCGCGGCCTTTTTTACAGCAGGTCTGCCTCTGCCGGAGTGTGTATCGATAGCAAACATCGCATCGCAGATAGTGGTGGGCAAGATCGGCACATACCCAATCAAATCGGAGGACTTATTGCAGGCAGTGCTGGAACCTGATTTCTCCGCAGAAGAAAAAAACGGATATTATACCAGGGTAAGTCCTGAGGATAAAATTGCAAGCCGGAGCCAGGCGAAATCTATATGTGACAAATGGAAAAAAGAAGGCAGAAGAGTCATATTCACAAACGGATGTTTCGATATACTGCACGTTGGGCATATTGACCTTTTGGTTGATGCTAAAAAACTGGGGGACCGTCTTGTGATAGCTGTTAATTCGGATGATTCGGTCCGCAGGCTGAAGGGAGCCGGAAGGCCTGTCAATCCCGGCCATGCACGTGCGAAGGTCCTTGCCGCGCTTGAGGCGGTGGATCTCGTTGTTATGTTCGACGAAGATACTCCCGCGGAATTGCTTTCGCAACTTCGCCCGCACGTAATAGTCAAAGGCGGGGACTATAGAAAGGAAGATGTCGCCGGACGCGAGTATTCCGACGAGGTGGTTATATTACCGCTTACGCAGGGATATTCGACGACGGAGACTATCGAAAAGATGGGCTATACAAAGTGA